The segment CTCCttccgctgccgccgccaccgcccagACTACTACTACCAATGCCACCGCTTCcgacactaccaccaccaccacctcctcctccacctccgccgctgccgctgccgctgcccggAGAGACGGAGGCGGCAACCGCCGCCGCTAcagccgccgcagccgccgccgcggACGAGTTCGGAATGGGAGGGAAGTCGGACTTGAAGGTCCCGAGCGCGTAATTGGCAACCGCTGCCGCCGCGCTGCTGAACTGCTCCGACTTGAAGCTGTTCGCGACCGCGGCCGCGGTGGAAAAATCGGGCTTGAAGCTGCTGTTTGCGGCGGCAGCCGCTGCCGAAAtggctgctgccgccgcagcCGCTTGCGACGCCATCGTGGGGGAAAGCATGTTTTCGAACTTTCTGGTGTCGGGGTTGAACATCGGATGCTTGAATTTGCAATGCGTGCGCAGGTTATCGCTTCTGGTGTAGGTCGCCCGGCAGAGTGGACATTCGAAGCGGCCCGGAAAGTGCACATGGTAATGGTTGCGTATGTGGGTGACCACTTTGCCGCAAAGCTTGCACCGATGCAGATTGCAACCGCCTGAGAGCCGTTCAAAGGTCAGCCGCATATGCCAGGCCTTGGAGCCTGTTGGGAAGataatacatacacacagagaagagagagagagagagagagagaaagaccagagagagagaagagaagagggataacaaaaacaatgagATTGTCACACGCGTGGATccagttttgttgttgttttttttttttgcttcattttttatttggctgtttttttctttagcTTTGAAACGAGTAGCAGTttggtagtagtggtagtagtaatagtagagGTAATAGTAATAGTAACAGTAGTAGTAACCAGTAGCATCTAATAGTAGTTCAAGTAGTTTTAGTTGTGGTAGTAGTAGCATTAGTAGTAGTATTATTGGTAGTAGTAAGGGTTATAGCAGAAGTATCATAAGTGTGGTAGTTACTATAAGAGTTTAAGTAGTGGTTATAGTTCGTTAATGAtagtagcagtagtaacaGTTCACTGgagtagaagtagtagtaggaGCCATTTGGAAGATTGTGTATGacacttgtgtttgtgtgataaTGAAGTGCGACTATCACACTTCACTCCAAACACCCTGTTGTGTGTGGTTGGTGTGTATCGGTATAATGAAAGTGTATGAGTGAATTCACTGTGTCTTGTGTCTGCGTAGGAAGAAAGAGTTGATATCTCAGACTAAAAGAGGAAGAACCGTATGGAATGAAACGATGAAATGGGATAGCTGGTGGTGTACGGTGGTCTAAATACATGAGGAAGGATTGTTAGTGGGGGTTGGTTATTCTTACATAGAGAAAAACAACGACaacggagagagagacagtggtAAAGATAGGGAAATCACAAGCTAAGTAGAAATATCCGTATATGATCAAGTGGCCAGATATATCTAGAGCATGATTTAGTGATCGGAATACGGCACAGTTAAGTagtaatgcgtttttttttcacattttaccCTAGATGCGCCATTTGTGCAATGAAAGAAATATTAATTATATTACATATCTAGTTTTGTGAAACCAGTCGAAGTATGCCATATTGTTTGTACAAGGTGTATACAATATCCCATGTTTTGgataaaaactgtataaacAGTGAAATGTTATTGAACAAGAAAATCAAAAAATTACACGTTCAGTTTCGCTCTTTCACTAAATGCAGCTTAAGACGTTACATTAATTAATGTACAAGTCAAAGCAAACATCAATTTCCTACGATACTAGTTTTAGCcattaacaaaacaatttcatgTTAAATACTTCGACAGCATGTTGCTCATTGATTTTCAAAACAGCACGAATCACTTTAGATTGAATGTTCGCGCACAAGGATCATTTACGGATCGAATTGAATCATTTAAATAGCTAAATAGAAGGGTCTATAGTACTGATGAAGTGTGACAAATGACAGCAGTAGCAGGATAGCTGGAAGAAGAGTAGAAATAGGATTGTACAAAATACAGGCTCGGCTTTTGATGCTACTTCACATTGGTTTGCAACGGGAGAATCGTTATGTAGCATGGCTCTAGAATAGTGTACTCGGTTTTTTAAGGTAAGCTTAAGGAGCTCTTAAGAAATAGCGTCTTGCTCTCCGTCAGTTGCTTTtatgtgaaacaaacaaagtgtGACACTTTTGCTGAACCAACACCATTTAATATGCACACAACATCAACATGTATTGTGGAGCGTTTTCTATACAGTAAACACAAATCGACAACTTATACATATGGTATATGTATAAGGGAGGAAATAAGAACGACTAGATGTTCAACTTCCTGCATCATTTTCCAGTTCATGTTAAAACAAAATCTGTGTATAATACAGGCACCAGTTTTATACAACTGAagcaaatacatttttatgaacctaatatttttacatcgtttaGTCCCAATTCGAAAGTTTCCCTTTCccttaaaacacacaaacacacatacatctatATGTACAACGTTTAGGTGGAGTTGCGTTGATGTAACAGTAGTAatagtagaagtagtagtagaagtagtagcagtagtatgGCGATATGGTTTCAACTCCGGCCTGCGGAATGTGAATAagtgggggagggagggagggggcgGGGGGTCGTATGGTAAAGGGAAAAGTGTTACTGAGTAAAGAAGAACGCTTATACGCGTGCTGTTGCAAATGTTTTCCCCCTCtttgttttcattccatttgtttttcctccttttctttttggtttcgtttgtatatttgtttgttatgttttcatgtatcgttttgtttgctgttgttgtttagaccttttgtttttgtttcggttgtgtgtttgtttcagtttttgtttacgttttatcgttttggtacatttcctcgtttgttggtttgtttgttcggtAAATAATAATAGTACTAAAATTATATGTTATCCTTATTCGTCACTGTCAGTACCAATGACAGTCGTTACAAAGAAACGAATAAATAtcgtctaacgttcaaattTTCTTTAGGTTAGGATTTACTCCGGGCCTTGGAGATTATGTTGAAGGTGAAACAAAAGTAGTTTTTGGAAacgtaattaaaacaaaaacacatttatcgAGATTGCATGAGAAGACAGAGAAGAGtaacaacacgcacacagagaGAGTTACATTCAGACACAATGagttttgagaaaaaaaaaaaagtgtgaagTTTTTACTACATTACACAACAGAGGAGAATTCTGAACGAACATCGAGAAAAAGGTTTATGGAAGAGAGTGAATGAAGGACATagtgaaagagagacagagagagagagaaacagagacagacacagacagacagtcAGGCAGACAGAGCACACCCCTTTGAGCCAAACCTTCGGGGAAGAAAGTGTCGATACAATTGAACCAGCAGCCATAAAACGATACACCACGCCGCCAGCTTTTACTGGCTGTTGGGGTGCTCTCTGCGACATTTGATCCATATGAGGTACCATCATTTGGCATTGGCGTGTTATTAGCGTGGCTTTTGCTTCGTGTTTGTGCTCTTCTCGTTTTCAAACAGTTAGGAAACAATGAGGATcgctttttttaattgaaagaaCGCAAGGCTTAAGGTGGTAACAGCTTGAAACGACGCAATGGCAAGCAAAGAGGGCAAGAGAAGAGAgacagaagagagagagaaagagagagagagagagagagaaagagtgaaaaaACACCAGTGAAAGGATGACAtcgattgatttttatcgaTATGTGTCTTTTTTGCACGTTTAAAACACATCTagagcaacagaaaaaaggccTAAGGTAGGTGTGGTATGCTGTGGGTGggtggaagtgtgtgtgtgtctatgtgtttttattgttactGTACGGTACGATTTTATACATGGAAGGAAGCGACAAAGTAAAGGTACAGTAAAGTACAGTAGTAGTGCAGCGTTTACACACACAGTAGAAAACAACAGAACAAGTAACAACAAAATTAGGTGACGACCAGAGCGCGCTCGAACCAAGCTCCTTCCCGGACTCTCACATAGACACTTACAAACACAGACAAGAAGAATATacgacagcacacacacacacacaaacacacgtcaAAATTTGGTGTCAAAGAACTAGGTACAAATACAGCTAAGAGAATTGATTGAAAAACAGTGGAGACATTGACATGCGGTTGAGGCTGTTGGCATATGGACCTTCCCTTCTCCCAACCATGTTTTCGCAGCACGGTCACACAGAAACGAGCACGCTATGCCACACGCAGATGATAGTCGAATAACGAGAGGCACCCGTGGCAGTAGTGAGTGTGGCCGTGATGACCCACGACTAATATCTGCTTAGGGGAGACGCGCTACTATTAATGTCTACTCAGGTTGAACGGAGTGAGTACTTGTGATGCCGCACACAACTATCGACACATGGGAAACCCAATAACGTAACAGTGGTTTTAAGCAGAATGTTCcacagagagggagagagagaggagagagagaaagagagagagcgggagagaaaATACACATCTCACAACTTGCTACTCATAACCAACGAAAAAGAATACAGACACAAAATTGATATGAATACACCAAAATGGATAAAGCGAAAATGAGAG is part of the Anopheles gambiae chromosome X, idAnoGambNW_F1_1, whole genome shotgun sequence genome and harbors:
- the LOC133391039 gene encoding spidroin-1-like, which encodes HCFCYPSSLLSLWSFSLSLSLSSLCVCIIFPTGSKAWHMRLTFERLSGGCNLHRCKLCGKVVTHIRNHYHVHFPGRFECPLCRATYTRSDNLRTHCKFKHPMFNPDTRKFENMLSPTMASQAAAAAAAISAAAAAANSSFKPDFSTAAAVANSFKSEQFSSAAAAVANYALGTFKSDFPPIPNSSAAAAAAAVAAAVAASVSPGSGSGSGGGGGGGGGGGSVGSGGIGSSSLGGGGGSGRSSSGGGMIGMHSVAAGAAVAAGGGVAGMMSTGAGVNRGGDGGCGSIGGEVGSVGGGGGGGGSSVRDGNNGGELSD